The region TCATTTTCTGGTTAAGTTTTAACactgcagtgtttgtgtttgtttagtgACTGTGTAGAACCATAAAATGTCAATACTGGGCTAAAAATAATTGTcagcatttaacctgagcagagaaattcatATATACAGTtgtgatcaaattaaaacttAATGTAAAGAGAATCATAACAGCAACTTTCAGACTTATAATTGCTGTCATTACAATGTTTAAAGTATGAAGAGTTAGCAAAGAGTTTCAGCAGAAGAGAAAACtgctgctgtgcttctaaattatttgagatctctttgaatTGTGTTCACTTATCTTTAAACAGGATCCTGACGATCAATTAAAGCATCTGGAGATATgctaagaaaaaacatttttgaaaagtgAGTGTTAGaaatttttgctttaaattcCTGAAGCTTCATTAAGTCACTGAGTAAATTTGACGTCATTAAAACATTCATTAAATTTCATATTTACAATTTGAtcgggaaaaaaacaaaattttgtccaactgtgtctctgtctgtgatgtttgtctttatttcatTGGAATGAGTGAGTGTTTGTTCATATGTTCCTataataattcatgtttagaataatgttttctaacCCAGACTGATTAAAACCTTCAGTTTTCAGGAAAGATTCTTAACTCCTAAGAAGCAGCGTGTTTTTGATGTAAGTTGATGTTAACAGTTCTGCAGTCTAAGGTCCACTGAGATGGGTTGGAAGGACAGAACCGTGGGGACCGCCCACAGCCCACCTATAGATAGCCTATCAGAGGTTGGTTCCGCCTggctccgcccacctaccaggtttgaACACACCTTAACTTCCATGGAAACGCTCacccctcccttcctgagttcaacactgtttgaaagaaaagtGAGAATAATAAAGGGGGCTTGTTATGATAACTGCgttaaaatgcatgtttataAAATGACTGAGTTAGGATAAAGCATGAAATtttgatttatgtgtttttataattaaaatgttaatgaaatagtttaaacttctTCAAATAATTAGTTTTGCTTGCAGAATCATTGGGAATTTAATGGACTGAAAATGTTATCCTGGTGCCAATAAATTAAACTAGCTgaaagttcaagatatgccacaaataaggaatatattttaaaaacaaacctgaGTCATGATCCTAAACTATAATTAATGATTAGGTTCAATTGGTAGGATTTATGCATTAAACCTGCATGATTTAAATTTACTCGTCTTAAACCAAGACCAATCAAGATGATGTGACTCATTTATaattgaaacattaaaatgaacttaataacatttatgttttattgttaacaAAACTGAGGTGACtgcaaatagaaacaaaatTACTTTAGGTAAATTCAGTGGTGAACTCTGAGACCAATTTAATTAATACTAATTCATTTGAAATACATGAAGATAAATGAATTAAttcttaattaataattataatgatGTAAATGGTTAAAACATAGAGCTAACGAAggctataaatattttaaatacatcaatCCTATGTGGTTCTAACTAGGTGAAAATTATATGCATGACTTCAAATGACATGTAAGGGAAAATGCCACATTGCCCACACAAACTGAAGCTAACgcaattataaaataaacagtctAATAGGGAAAATAGACCTTTATATTAATGcacaaaataaaccttttggGGAACAATCTATTAGCAAGAAAGAaatagattcttaattttgttaaattatatttaatgtaGTCTtggtctgcgtttctaacagatttttccCGCTCAGTgacaactctggtaattggcagctccacagtcagaaacgtggcactagagacaccagcgaccataaaGAGACAGCAAGTGTAGAACTAAACTGCTAACAGAAGCTAAAACAAAGAGCCCTTCTTGATGTTTTATTCATAGATGAATAAGAACATTACATTAAGCTGCAAAATATCTGGCCAGATAATTACCCCTGATTCCCATTTGGTAAAATCTCCATCAGTTTGCAGTAGTTGGGCCCAAACATCTGAGGAACATTTTGCCCACAGAGGTTGTATAAATAATCTATAAGTCTGGCAAGAGTGGGAACGTCTGGCTTTCATTCTGCTCTGTTTGAAGACACCAGGGCAACAACAGTGGTACCGAGGGCCGCCCTGTGGGGCACCAGGGGTACTTTTCTGTGGGTTCAACCAggtctgtgtgtatttgtgctTTAAAAAGCTTGATGGTTCATCTGATTTCCTTCAACTCTCTGTGATGCAGcttttttggaatgtgttgctaaaattaaattcagaaagagtgaaatctgcaaaaaaaaacaaagtttatcagtttcaACATTAAATTTACACATAAGTTGAACAAGATTTGAAAATCATTATATTCTCGTTTTAATTACCTTTTACGCGACGTCCCAACTTCATTTGAATTGGGGTTGTATAAAAAATGTCTAAATCTAAAATCATTTCCCTTCCGCTTAACTTTTTCtaattactttgtgtttgtcacataagatcccaataaaatacactgatagTTGTGgctgtgatgtgacaaaattcAATTAACATGAAAAGTTTAGCAGAAACGTCACAGCACTGCAGATTTGACAGAAAGTCTGACAAAATTCATCTTTTAAAGAATGAAGCCTTCAGTTTGAAAAGAGATACATTACTGAAAATTAAACTCTAAACAAGAAAATGTATCTatcaaatatttgaaataatgaGAACACTCTtcatgtctttcagtgttttttattgACAATAATTTGACAGAAATTCGTCCTGCCATTGAACTGGACCATAATGTCATGTGAAACATCTGCAggtttctgttttcagatgtGTTTCAGGTATTAGTTGGCATTGAATCATTCGTATTCTGCTGAAATCTCCTAAGAAGTCTGACATTTGTTCATGGCGTCCACTTTGGACTCAAGCAGTTTCAGCATGCCCTTAATGGTTCTAAAAGGTGTAAATTGGTCTTTCATCTCCGGAGTCTTACTGGTCTGCAGCTCGCAATGTTCTCCATAGAATCCATTCttacacctgcagaaccactggTTGGACTCCAGAACTCTCTCACACAAGCCATTGTTCTGGCATTTGTCTTCATTGCAGACAGACTGTTCTCTAGAGTAATGAAAAGAAACTTTACCCGAAGAAAATGTACTCCAACTACAGTCCTCTTGATGAAAAGGTGCTGGGACCTCTACAGCATCTTCAACATAGAAGGCATGTGTTACTGTGGCGTATTGATTGAAAATGATTGTCAAAGAACCAGATTCATGGCCAGAGACATCATACGGAGGATTATGAGTGTACTTGCACTTGTCTGGTTCAAGATTAGAACAAGATTTTCCTCTAAAGCAATTTTGTACCATTCTCTTTCCATGGTCTTGGAACTTCATGTCACCATCCCGAACGAACCTGACAAGCACAATGGTGTCTCCTGCATCAATCTCAGTGGCTTCAAGCACGATGTGATTGTCTTTGTTTGCCTTGTtgtacaccaccaccacccagCTGTACCAGTTGTACTTCTGGTCCAGAACTTCTTTCACCTTAAGAGCGATGGCCTGTTTGTCATCAGTGCTGAGTCCTTTGACAGTCTCCACCACATCTTTCTTCATGTAATCTTCATAGTTCAGCAAGCAGTAGTCTATGGCTGCTAACTGAGCTTCAGAAACCTTCTTGAACATCTGCACATGTTTATCTTCTTTGGTCGTGGTGTTGAAACCAATCAGTCTCCAGTAGAACTCGTTGAGCACCATCCCCTTCCACAACAAGCTGCTAAAATACAAATTATATTTACCAATCTTAGTAATGTCACATTTAAACTTCTTCTTCAGCAGATTGTTGAGGTTTGCACTCAGAGACGTGCTGTCGACTGTCAGGTAGCGGTAAAGATTGGACACACTGGACTCAGCTCCTGAGAATTCATAGTAGCTGGTGAATATTTCAGCCAGTCTGAGTCTGTCTTCTGCACTTTGCACCAAGTTACTGTTCTGACGAAGGTCATTGAACTTGTCCCAGGCATTGAGGATGGTGACTTCGTCTCTAGAGTAGACGCTGGCGTAGTTGAACCATTCTACATCTGTTGCCAGGTTGGAGATCTGGAAGGAGAGAGAGTCCAGCTTCCGGTTCACCTCAGCAAACCCTTTCTTTACCTCAGTCAGAACTGGGTCATCCTGAGGGATCAATATCAACACCATGTTGATGATCGAGAAGGCTACAGCACCAATCCCTGGTGCTAAGCCAGCGAAGACAGACAGGTTCTTTACTATATCCCTTATGTTGTTTTCCTTCACTGTTTCTACACCATCTTTAAGAAGGGACAGAATGTCTTTTCCCAGATTTAAGATcctatctgttttttctctgtcttcAAAGGCCAGATCTTTCTTGATCCTTTTCACTTCTGACAGATCCGTGGAGAAATGGGTGCAAGCAGAGGTCCAATGAAGGATGAGAGAAGCCAGCAGAACTGAGGCAGACCTCAGTGAAGACACCATAACTGCAACACACAAAATATTcaacatacaaaacaaaaagaggaaactTGAGATAATATTAAATTACATTCAGACAGCAAACAGTCAACAACATCAATAAGCCAGCAACACAGTGCAACTCTTGGCACATATATATGAAGATCAAAGAAGATAAAATATATGAGTTAGCTTAAAGGTTTTCAGGCTTTGTCCACATTGTAATTTAATTTTCCATGgactgaaatgttttctttacaaatgtataaaatattgtTATAGCCCCAGTAAGTCCCAATAAGGACCAGTAATTTTGAACAGGGCCCTATAAATATTAGAAAATTGAAGAGAAAATAATGCACCACACAtgtagaggattcctacttaatctggaaaaatagtctactgttgtataaaaagacactttgccaagctagaAGAGCTTATCCCTCATCATTAGTCTTTAGTTTCTTTACTTTAGTTAGTTAATTTAGTTTACTTTAgtttctcactgtagcttctcttggctgtttTGATAatctttgttagtttgttcctggcgtAGTagaggcaggccaggaacaaactaacaaaagagatcaaaacagccaagagaagctacaatgAGAAACTAAAGAACATCCTTTCCTGGTGCAATATTTAAATATCAAAATGAAAAACTCTGCAGACCTGATCAGATGTTTGTGGAGCAGATGGAGGTCCAGTGGGGTGATCAGCAGCTCGTTAGAAGGAAAGAGGAAACTTCTGCCCTCTGCAGGAATAGTGCAGCTAACTTTAAAGGACTGAAAGTCCCACCTCCTTCTCAGGTCCATGAGTTCTGTCCAGTTCTGTCCAGTTCAGTCCATTTCTTTGCTGTGATAATGTCGTCATTGTTGACAAGTCAAAGTCCTCTCAGAGGTCAACTTTAAAACAGATCCATAAGGCTCAACCTTTGCTTAACATGCCAAAAAAAGTTTGTAAGTCTAAAGCCATGTAAAAGTCTTCACACCCTGTAAATTATTCCACACTTTAGTTCCTGCCACAGCCTGCATATTTTACAGGTGCTTTATAGATCAGACcttactgaagaaaaacagttcaatctgaaaagtgtggtgtgctttTGTATTCCCCCCCGACTCGGAGCTCTGTTGAACAACATCTTGTCTGTTGGTttttgtctccaccagctttgaacatctacagatggatggagaacatctgtgaacatcagttttcaagtcttgccacaaattcttaGTTTGATTAggatctagactttgactaggccattctaaaagATGAATGTTCCTCAATCTGAATCAGGTGCTTTGACAACCTACTCTTGGGTCCGGGCCCCTCTCTGCAGATGGTGTGGTCTCTGCAGAGATGCAGCTGGTCAGGATCCTGTGGATGATGCAGTTTTCAAACATCCTCATCCTCTGTAGAAAGATCAGCTGCTGCTTAGCTTTGTTCAGCAGCTCAGTGATGAGGTAGAACCAGGTGAGTTCTTCACATATATTAAGACAAACTGGAGACTCTGTCTTCTCCACTGCATCCCCTCTGCTGGTTAAGGTTCCTGCTTTTGGTGCACGTTGTGAAAGTGATTGTTTCATCACTGCAACGTCAGAGACAACATTTCCATGTTGCTGCATCATCACCATCAGACATCAGACCTGGAACTTCAGTTATGTCTCCATTTTTCAAGATGATGGTGTTGTGTAAAAAGGCCTGTGAAGACAGGACTGaggacaacacctttaaggctTTATGTCATTAGTGAGGAAATATTCACTTCAACAAAGTCAAATATCAGGTCCACTGCTTTAACTATGGTAGTCTGCCCCCAGACCACCACCTTGAACCTCCACCCACTAAACAGTTGGTAACCCTGTTGCAGTTAATGAAAAGCTTGAGTGCATCTACTTCCTGGCAGTTTTATTCCCTCTTTACTGGAAAAACTCCTCCTCTCTCACCTCTAAACGGGTCATGCTTCGGCTCTCCGGGAAGGGGCCCAGCCCCCCCTCCCCAAACAAGGTAAACATTTGTTGAGCGGAGGCAGCAGTGCTTACCTGAACTTATTGATTACCT is a window of Girardinichthys multiradiatus isolate DD_20200921_A chromosome Y, DD_fGirMul_XY1, whole genome shotgun sequence DNA encoding:
- the LOC124864085 gene encoding SE-cephalotoxin-like, producing MVSSLRSASVLLASLILHWTSACTHFSTDLSEVKRIKKDLAFEDREKTDRILNLGKDILSLLKDGVETVKENNIRDIVKNLSVFAGLAPGIGAVAFSIINMVLILIPQDDPVLTEVKKGFAEVNRKLDSLSFQISNLATDVEWFNYASVYSRDEVTILNAWDKFNDLRQNSNLVQSAEDRLRLAEIFTSYYEFSGAESSVSNLYRYLTVDSTSLSANLNNLLKKKFKCDITKIGKYNLYFSSLLWKGMVLNEFYWRLIGFNTTTKEDKHVQMFKKVSEAQLAAIDYCLLNYEDYMKKDVVETVKGLSTDDKQAIALKVKEVLDQKYNWYSWVVVVYNKANKDNHIVLEATEIDAGDTIVLVRFVRDGDMKFQDHGKRMVQNCFRGKSCSNLEPDKCKYTHNPPYDVSGHESGSLTIIFNQYATVTHAFYVEDAVEVPAPFHQEDCSWSTFSSGKVSFHYSREQSVCNEDKCQNNGLCERVLESNQWFCRCKNGFYGEHCELQTSKTPEMKDQFTPFRTIKGMLKLLESKVDAMNKCQTS